A single genomic interval of Lathyrus oleraceus cultivar Zhongwan6 chromosome 7, CAAS_Psat_ZW6_1.0, whole genome shotgun sequence harbors:
- the LOC127101758 gene encoding uncharacterized protein LOC127101758 has translation MDVLDEDLLDVTPLRMIPGDVQGSSSMAGAKQDISLDKRKVVKKSSNRVATEHLEKWRFVTQTRVAVERELGKETVEVKEVMELIKTVGLMKTVTALPHCYEGLVKEFIVNIPEESYEVCKVVVRGRGTDGGVDLETTDNEICRMITTGQVKEWPSKKHLSASKLTVKYAILHKIGSANWVPTNHISTISIALGRIIHAIGTQINYDFGNFVFDQTIRHASTNVVKLPIAFPSIICGIILSQHPGILRASDIPSRRKTPLSIHYKLFEGSHVNDIVMTSAKREPTAKGSLIDQLKETCKELDNGIKLAKARKEALEVLICSLEKEEVEKAEKDSESNSQSNGSSGSSEGSKGTGEDTSEGEDNSSSSD, from the exons ATGGATGTCTTAGATGAAGATTTGCTGGATGTGactcctctgcgtatgataccaggtgacgtCCAAGGTTCCTCTTCCATGGCCGGAGCTAAGCAAG ACATCTCACTTGACAAAAGAAAGGTTGTAAAGAAGTCTTCCAACAGAGTTGCTACTGAGCACCTAGAAAAATGGAGGTTTGTCACTCAAACAAGGGTtgcagttgaaagagaattggggaaaGAAACTGTTGAAGTGAAGGAAGTAATGGAGTTAATCAAGACAgttggtcttatgaaaactgtgactgctctgcctcaTTGCTATGAGGGGctagtcaaagaattcattgtgaacatTCCTGAGGAAAGTTATGAAGTTTGCAAAGTGGTTGTcaggg ggagaggaactgatggagggGTAGATTTAGAGACCACAGATAATGAGATTTGTAGGATGATCACAACTGGGCAAGTTAAAGAATGGCCTAGTAAGAAACACCTATCTGCAAGTAAACTAACTGTCAAgtatgccatcttacacaagattggcTCAGCAAATTGGGTACCCACTAATCACATATCTACTATCTCCATTGCTCTTGGGAGGATCATTCATGCCATTGGAACTCAGATAAATTATGATTTTGGAAATTTTgtgtttgatcaaaccatcagacatgcctccaccaATGTTGTAAAGTTGCCTATTGCATTTCCTTCCATCATCTGTGGCATCATCCTGAGTCAACACCCAGGAATCCTAAGAGCTAGTGATATTCCAAGCAGGAGGAAGACCCCTTTATCCATTCACTATAAGCTCTTTGAaggaagtcatgtcaatgatattgtcatgacatctgccaaAAGAGAACCTACAGCTAAAGGAAGTTTGATTGACCAACTAAAAGAGACTTGCAAGGAATTGGACAATGGGATAAAGCTGGCAAAGGCTAGAAAAGAGGCTTTAGAAGTTCTTATATGTAGCCTGGAGAAGGAAGAAGTAGAAAAGGCTGAGAAGGACTCAGAATCAAACTCCCAATCCAATGGAAGTTCTGGAAGCTCAGAAGGCTCTAAAGGTACAGGTGAAGACACAAGTGAAGGTGAAgataattcttcttcttctgattaa